The following coding sequences lie in one Arachis ipaensis cultivar K30076 chromosome B03, Araip1.1, whole genome shotgun sequence genomic window:
- the LOC107632861 gene encoding uncharacterized protein LOC107632861, with translation MPRFMVEDALHDDDDDDDDDVEPATIANDSDDKTPRTTPAVGGGASSSGTNQYLLHFSALDLDAMAPQGDRSVPVGFREKDTENVGVVSEFQCKVFGSGCTWLIWVSLRQHKGIWEVKRYNGSHTCLATSISSDYRKFDYHVISAFILPMIRADTATTIKVLQNATEAHFSFKPTYRRVWMAKQKVVLQIYGDWKESYNDLPQWVLGVQITMPGSVAVLKTSPVRVGGQVDDSAAYFHRLFWTFSQCVEAF, from the exons ATGCCACGctttat GGTTGAGGATgcattgcatgatgatgatgatgatgatgatgatgatgtggagcccGCCACGATAGCTAATGATAGTGACGATAAGACACCACGGACAACTCCAGCTGTGGGTGGGGGAGCATCTAGTTCAGGCACTAATCAGTATCTCCTACACTTCTCTGCtctggacttggatgccatggcaCCTCAGGGGGATCGGAGTGTACCTGTTGGCTTTAGGGAAAAAGACACAGAAAATGTAGGAGTTGTATCTGAATTTCAG TGCAAGGTGTTCGGCAGCGGGTGCACATGGCTCATATGGGTTAGCCTCCGCCAGCACAAAGGTATTTGGGAGGTAAAACGGTACAATGGTTCTCATACTTGTCTAGCCACATCGATATCTAGTGATTACAGAAAGTTTGATTATCATGTTATATCGGCCTTCATACTACCCATGATTAGAGCTGATACTGCCACGACGATCAAGGTACTACAGAATGCTACAGAGGCACACTTCAGCTTCAAGCCAACGTACAGGAGGGTTTGGATGGCCAAACAGAAAGTTGTGTTACAAATTTATGGAGATTGGAAAGAGTCGTACAATGACTTGCCACAATGGGTATTGGGTGTGCAGATCACTATGCCAGGTAGTGTAGCTGTGTTGAAGACGAGTCCTGTTCGAGTTGGTGGGCAAGTGGATGACTCTGCAGCTTATTTCCATCGTCTGTTTTGGACATTCTCACAGTGTGTTGAGGCATTTTGA